The following are encoded together in the Brassica napus cultivar Da-Ae chromosome A9, Da-Ae, whole genome shotgun sequence genome:
- the LOC106351523 gene encoding peptidyl-prolyl cis-trans isomerase NIMA-interacting 4: protein MGKDAKGGGKGKGKQASGSDEAAASKGKGKSGKAADGLGTCTYVKARHVLCEKQGKINEAYKKLQDGWLSNGDKVPPAEFAKIAAEYSECPSGKKGGDLGWFPRGKMAGPFQDVAFNTPVGVTSAPFKSTHGYHIILSEGRKN from the exons ATGGGGAAAGACGCAAAAGGTGGAGGGAAGGGTAAGGGAAAGCAAGCAAGCGGCAGTGATGAAGCTGCTGCCTCCAAGGGTAAAGGCAAATCTGGAAAAGCCGCTGATGGTCTCGGAACCTGCACTTATGTTaaag cGAGACACGTTTTGTGTGAAAAGCAAGGGAAGATCAACGAGGCATACAAAAAGTTGCAAGATGGTTGGTTGAGCAATGGAGACAAGGTTCCTCCTGCTGAGTTTGCAAAG ATTGCAGCAGAGTACTCAGAGTGCCCATCAGGGAAAAAAGGAGGAGATCTTGGATGGTTCCCTAGAGGAAAGATGGCAGGTCCCTTCCAAGATGTTGCCTTCAACACACCTGTTGGTGTCACCAGTGCTCCTTTCAAATCTAC GCACGGATACCACATCATCCTGTCTGAAGGAAGGAAGAATTGA
- the LOC106347127 gene encoding COBW domain-containing protein 1 — protein sequence MADDEEPPMAVQIQPDIPTLSAEESSDAVSVGVTVITGYLGAGKSTLVNYILNGKHGKKIAVILNEFGEEIGVERAMINEGEGGALVEEWVELANGCICCTVKHSLVQALEQLVQRKDRLDHILLETTGLANPAPLASILWLDDQLESEVKLDCIVTVVDAKNLRFQLNERRDSSSFPEAFNQIAFADTVIMNKVDLISPEESDELEKEIHSINSLANVIRSVRCQVDLSNILDCQAYDSTHVSRLESLLEANKSLTTTDLHDSGVRTLCISEPQPINLHKVRLWLEEILWDKKLDMDVYRCKAVLNIQNSDQMHILQAVKEIYEIVPARKWSEEDNRVNKIVFIGHKLDEEALKIGLRECRP from the exons atggcGGACGATGAAGAACCACCGATGGCTGTTCAAATCCAACCTGATATTCCCACTCTCTCCGCGGAGGAATCAAGCGACGCTGTTTCCGTCGGTGTCACTGTCATCACTGGCTATCTCGGCGCCGGAAAGTCCACC CTTGTGAACTATATTCTGAACGGGAAACACGGGAAGAAAATAGCCGTGATTCTGAATGAGTTTGGGGAAGAGATTGGAGTTGAGAGGGCTATGATCAACGAAGGTGAAGGAGGTGCCCTTGTTGAAGAATGGGTCGAGCTTGCTAATGGCTGTATTTGCTGCACTGTCAAGCACAGTCTTGTTCAAGCTCTCGAGCAGCTTGTTCAGAGGAAAGACAG GCTTGATCATATACTGCTGGAGACAACAGGTTTAGCAAATCCGGCTCCTCTGGCTTCTATTCTTTGGCTGGACGACCAGCTAGAATCAGAAGTCAAGCTTGACTGCATTGTTACT GTCGTGGATGCAAAGAACCTTCGGTTTCAGCTCAATGAGCGCCGTGACTCATCCTCATTTCCTGAGGCTTTTAACCAAATAGCATTTGCG GACACGGTGATAATGAACAAGGTTGACTTGATTTCTCCAGAGGAATCTGATGAACTGGAGAAGGAGATTCATTCCATCAATTCCCTCGCCAATGTCATCCGTTCTGTCAGATGCCAAGTTGATTTGTCCAACATATTAGACTGCCAAGCATATGATTCAACC CATGTTAGTCGGCTTGAATCCCTGCTAGAGGCAAATAAATCATTAACGACAACGGATCTTCACGATAGTGGAGTGAGGACTCTATGCATCAGTGAACCTCAACCTATTAATCTCCATAAG GTTCGTTTATGGCTTGAGGAAATTCTGTGGGACAAGAAATTGGATATGGATGTATATCGTTGCAAGGCTGTATTAAACATTCAAAACTCAGACCAGATGCATATTTTGCAG GCCGTTAAAGAGATTTATGAGATAGTTCCAGCGCGAAAATGGAGTGAAGAAGATAATAGAGTGAACAAAATAGTGTTTATAG GACACAAACTGGACGAAGAAGCTCTTAAAATCGGGTTAAGAGAGTGCAGACCCTGA